A region of Paenibacillus sp. 37 DNA encodes the following proteins:
- a CDS encoding DUF421 domain-containing protein yields the protein MLVLYEHVIIFTRSIFAFLLLLGIARILGKQTLSDMNFHEFVTAVIMGAIAANLAFNEKIEVTHLIISLIVFTGTSYLLSKLNLKSRKIRLLAEGSPTVLIEGGKILENNLAKNKLTLDSLNQVLRQKDIFNIEEVEYALLEVNGQVSVMKKANYRTATLADIHKKVESNPERMPVELIMDGEMLSKNLELNGISDKELMQQLESKSKNINDVFYAVKGSDGRIYIDYYEDQIKHPIDVE from the coding sequence GTGCTTGTATTGTACGAACATGTTATCATCTTCACCCGAAGTATCTTTGCCTTTTTGCTTTTATTGGGTATTGCTCGTATATTGGGAAAACAAACGTTGTCTGATATGAACTTCCATGAATTTGTCACCGCAGTCATTATGGGAGCCATAGCTGCCAATCTAGCTTTTAACGAGAAAATAGAAGTCACACATCTGATTATTTCTTTAATTGTTTTTACCGGAACCTCTTATCTGTTATCGAAATTAAATCTGAAAAGCAGAAAAATCCGCCTACTGGCAGAAGGTTCACCTACCGTATTAATTGAAGGCGGCAAAATTCTTGAAAATAACCTCGCCAAGAATAAACTGACATTGGATTCCTTAAACCAAGTGCTAAGACAGAAAGATATTTTCAACATAGAAGAAGTGGAGTATGCTTTGCTCGAAGTGAATGGACAAGTCTCAGTCATGAAAAAAGCCAACTATAGAACAGCTACGCTTGCGGATATTCATAAGAAGGTAGAATCCAATCCAGAACGCATGCCTGTGGAGTTAATTATGGACGGGGAGATGTTAAGTAAGAATCTTGAACTGAATGGCATATCTGATAAGGAATTAATGCAACAGCTTGAATCGAAAAGCAAGAACATAAACGATGTATTCTATGCTGTAAAAGGAAGTGATGGCAGGATCTATATTGATTATTATGAGGATCAAATCAAGCATCCCATTGATGTCGAGTGA
- a CDS encoding alkaline phosphatase: MSAGQASAVQAVSVEKKQIKNIIFLIGDGMGTSYTSAYRYMKDDPSTKGMDRTVFDPYLVGAQMTYPDDDKQNVTDSASAATAMSAGVKTYNAAIAVDPAQKEVKTVLEQAKENGKATGLVATSEITHATPAAFGAHDISRKNMDAIADDYYDELINGKHKVDVLLGGGKSNFVREGRDLTKEFQKAGFSYVTDRSALLADKNQQVLGLFADGGLDKMIDRTATTPSLAEMTNTAIDRLSSNDKGFFLMVEGSQIDWAGHDNDIVGAMSEMEDFAAAFQAAIDFAKKDGETLVVATADHSTGGLTLGKDGEYNFFVDPIKAALRTPDFMAAQIAKGASVEETLKSYLKLELKAEEIESVKEAAKSADVTKIDNAIEAIINSRSFTGWTTGGHTGEDVPVYAYGPASHRFAGLIDNTDNAKIIFDILSKHQ; this comes from the coding sequence TCAAGCTGTAAGTGTAGAGAAAAAACAAATCAAGAACATCATCTTCCTCATTGGGGATGGTATGGGGACCTCTTATACTTCTGCCTACCGTTATATGAAGGATGATCCTTCAACGAAGGGCATGGACAGAACCGTATTTGACCCTTATCTTGTCGGGGCACAGATGACTTATCCAGATGATGATAAACAAAATGTGACGGATTCCGCTTCCGCAGCAACAGCCATGTCCGCAGGCGTTAAAACCTACAATGCTGCTATTGCGGTCGACCCCGCACAGAAGGAAGTCAAAACCGTACTGGAGCAGGCCAAAGAAAACGGGAAAGCCACCGGGCTCGTGGCTACATCGGAGATCACTCATGCCACACCGGCTGCATTCGGTGCCCATGATATCAGTCGAAAAAACATGGATGCCATTGCGGACGATTATTATGATGAATTGATTAATGGCAAGCATAAGGTTGATGTCCTACTGGGTGGAGGGAAATCCAATTTTGTGCGCGAGGGTCGTGACCTGACGAAGGAGTTCCAAAAGGCCGGATTCAGCTATGTGACGGATCGTTCCGCTCTCCTTGCTGATAAGAATCAACAAGTGCTTGGACTGTTTGCCGATGGAGGATTGGACAAGATGATCGATCGTACTGCTACAACGCCATCATTGGCTGAGATGACCAATACAGCGATTGATCGCCTCAGTTCGAACGACAAAGGGTTCTTTCTAATGGTCGAAGGAAGCCAAATTGACTGGGCAGGACATGATAATGATATCGTTGGCGCAATGAGTGAAATGGAAGATTTCGCGGCAGCATTTCAGGCAGCTATTGATTTTGCCAAAAAAGATGGTGAAACACTTGTCGTAGCTACTGCCGACCACTCCACGGGCGGACTTACGCTTGGAAAAGACGGCGAATACAACTTCTTCGTAGACCCGATTAAAGCTGCACTGCGGACACCAGACTTCATGGCCGCACAAATTGCGAAGGGTGCTTCGGTTGAAGAAACACTGAAAAGTTATCTGAAACTCGAGTTGAAGGCGGAAGAGATTGAATCGGTGAAAGAAGCAGCCAAAAGTGCAGATGTAACGAAGATTGATAATGCCATTGAAGCAATTATTAATAGTCGTTCGTTTACGGGTTGGACCACAGGTGGACATACAGGTGAAGATGTTCCTGTCTATGCCTACGGCCCGGCAAGTCATCGCTTCGCCGGTTTGATCGACAACACAGATAATGCCAAGATCATATTTGATATCCTCAGCAAGCACCAATAA